In Chaetodon auriga isolate fChaAug3 chromosome 7, fChaAug3.hap1, whole genome shotgun sequence, a genomic segment contains:
- the LOC143323785 gene encoding F-box only protein 40 — protein sequence MPGGHHEHCDKCYNVHCQVPLQISVSCMVIKCHKNCGAILHMCKQEEHQLLCPNETVPCLNVAYGCPLTMLRHRLAKHLEVCPASVVCCSQEWNRWPVSETDLTFYKNVSENPKNEENLDVAMALRDQELLFRSIKMKNIFPELMVEDSVLQDVSAGVNSPAEEATCSLVCEKSTENGCTRMEVKELSQEERDALAKSRDVDSIQNYCSWEKIFNKEMNGCKQTVKNLDKMEEQGVKEEEQESSNCQQETRDSQLSQENAAASSSMNGTTGLAPWQDGVLERLGKEVNIAEYNMYLVHHGAMLINFGQLAACTPRERDFVYGNLEPIEVETVHTFNVPTSYRAKRHHLKDPAHKAKTAHQSVDTADLDVSVEDLPKCDEIGATLLCSLEKELKGHLISESVGIDGLYVDEGTQTYNFASAPFKADASLADVTADKPHCLYVHVEAESVTRRHNKTSSAFSYMCGHFFRRDEYRSHFRNVHSDIQASLSGWFQQRCPLAYLGCTFTQTRFHPAGHQATIKFCQDVSAFVLQPEVLSSLCEGPQRNGKHNLDPLSSLPLEILQHIAGYLDSSTLSQLSQVSHLMREVCATLLQERGMVSLKWEKKTYSHGGSSWKCRKKVWEFSSLFSSVDKWSFSNTPSMSDHLRTCSFYKRQERTEPMALACLGEVRDKYAQVKHKR from the coding sequence ATGCCTGGAGGCCATCATGAGCATTGTGACAAGTGTTACAATGTCCACTGTCAAGTCCCACTGCAGATTTCTGTCTCATGCATGGTCATCAAATGTCATAAAAACTGTGGCGCCATCCTGCATATGTGCAAGCAAGAGGAGCACCAGCTTCTCTGTCCCAATGAGACGGTCCCCTGCCTCAATGTGGCCTATGGTTGTCCTCTCACCATGCTACGCCACAGGCTAGCCAAACACCTGGAGGTCTGTCCTGCGAGCGTGgtctgctgctctcaggagTGGAACCGCTGGCCTGTTTCAGAAACTGATCTGACTTTCTACAAAAATGTTTCAGAAAACCCTAAAAATGAGGAAAACCTCGATGTTGCTATGGCTCTCAGGGACCAAGAGCTGCTGTTTCGATCCATCAAAATGAAGAACATTTTTCCTGAGTTGATGGTGGAAGATTCTGTCCTTCAGGATGTTTCTGCTGGGGTCAACAGTCCTGCAGAGGAAGCAACCTGTTCTTTAGTTTGTGAAAAATCTACAGAAAATGGCTGCACGAGGATGGAGGTAAAAGAACTgagccaagaggagagagatgctTTGGCAAAGAGCAGGGATGTAGATAGTATTCAGAACTACTGCTCCTGGGAGAAGATATTCAACAAGGAGATGAACGGATGCAAGCAAACTGTCAAAAACCTGGATAAGATGGAGGAACAaggagtgaaagaggaagagcaagaaTCATCAAACTGTCAGCAGGAGACAAGAGACTCACAGCTGAGCCAAGAGAACGCTGCTGCTTCTTCAAGCATGAATGGTACAACTGGCCTCGCGCCATGGCAAGATGGGGTCCTTGAGAGGTTAGGCAAGGAAGTCAACATTGCTGAATATAACATGTATCTGGTGCACCATGGGGCAATGTTGATTAACTTTGGCCAGCTTGCTGCTTGCACTCCAAGAGAAAGGGATTTTGTTTATGGGAATCTGGAGCCCATTGAGGTTGAAACTGTCCACACATTCAACGTTCCTACCAGCTATCGAGCAAAGCGTCATCACCTGAAGGACCCGGCGCACAAGGCCAAGACCGCACACCAGAGTGTTGACACTGCAGATTTGGACGTGTCAGTTGAGGACCTTCCGAAGTGTGACGAGATTGGTGCCACTCTCCTTTGCTCCCTGGAAAAGGAACTGAAAGGACATTTAATCTCAGAGAGTGTGGGGATAGATGGTCTTTATGTGGATGAAGGAACACAAACATACAACTTTGCCTCTGCTCCATTCAAAGCAGATGCATCGCTTGCTGATGTCACTGCAGACAAACCTCATTGTCTTTATGTACATGTTGAAGCAGAGTCTGTTACTAGAAGACATAACAAAACAAGTTCAGCCTTCAGCTACATGTGTGGCCACTTCTTTCGCCGTGATGAGTACCGCTCTCACTTCAGGAATGTGCACTCTGACATACAGGCCTCTCTGAGCGGCTGGTTCCAACAGCGCTGCCCCTTAGCGTACCTCGGGTGCACTTTCACCCAGACGAGGTTTCACCCTGCAGGTCACCAGGCTACAATCAAATTCTGCCAAGATGTCAGCGCCTTTGTCCTCCAGCCAGAAGTCCTTTCATCCCTCTGTGAAGGCCCTCAGAGAAATGGCAAACATAATCTGGATCCCCTGAGCAGCTTGCCCCTGGAGATCCTTCAGCACATTGCCGGGTACCTTGACAGTTCTACATTATCTCAGCTGTCCCAGGTCTCCCATCTGATGAGGGAGGTGTGCGCCACATTGTtgcaggagagagggatggtCTCGCTCAAGTGGGAGAAAAAGACATATTCCCACGGGGGGAGCTCCTGGAAATGTCGAAAGAAA